From Medicago truncatula cultivar Jemalong A17 chromosome 7, MtrunA17r5.0-ANR, whole genome shotgun sequence, a single genomic window includes:
- the LOC25497646 gene encoding S-protein homolog 5 has translation MADPKAITLKLSILLIVMFNARYTISAIFPKVVVTIKNDIAPNPTPLDLNVHCKSKDDDLGFHTIKFREIYMFSFRPNVIPDLNTLYWCSFTWKGSPYRHYLDIYDERWDDCIHCNWKINNTNGGCKVLKEGPNFDKCIHWKSVELMDANNTSKI, from the coding sequence ATGGCTGATCCAAAAGCTATTACCTTAAAACTCTCAATACTACTAATTGTAATGTTTAATGCTAGATACACTATAAGTGCTATTTTTCCAAAGGTAGTTGTTACAATTAAGAATGATATAGCACCAAATCCAACCCCTTTAGATCTCAATGTTCATTGCAAATCAAAAGATGATGATCTTGGATTTCACACAATCAAGTTTAGAGAAATTTACATGTTTTCATTTAGGCCTAATGTGATTCCAGATCTTAATACTTTATATTGGTGCAGCTTTACATGGAAAGGAAGTCCATATCGTCattatcttgatatttatgATGAAAGGTGGGATGATTGCATACATTGCAATTGGAAAATTAACAATACAAATGGTGGTTGTAAGGTTTTGAAGGAAGGACCAAATTTTGATAAATGTATTCATTGGAAAAGCGTTGAATTAATGGATGCAAATAACACATCCAAGATATAA
- the LOC25497645 gene encoding S-adenosylmethionine decarboxylase proenzyme, which produces MTMTNSAIGFEGYEKRLEITFFENGVFSDPSGLGLRALSRDQIDEILKPAECTIVDSLSNDYVDSYVLSESSLFIYAYKLIIKTCGTTKLLLSIPAILKLADGLNITVKSVRYTRGSFIFPGAQSFPHRSFSEEVAVLDSYFGKLGSGSQAYMMGNGDKSQIWHIYSASAKLEASPEAVYGLEMCMTGLDKEKASVFFKTDASSAGLMTKNSGIRKILPKSDICDFEFEPCGYSMNGIEGSAISTIHVTPEDGFSYASFEAVGYNFEEKSLNELVGRVLACFYPAEFSVALHIDTNGEKLDKFPLEVKGYNCGERINEVLGEDGAVVYRTFVRNDGCSSPRSTLKCCWSEDENEEEVKEM; this is translated from the coding sequence ATGACCATGACAAACTCAGCTATCGGTTTTGAAGGTTATGAAAAGAGGCTTGAgataactttttttgaaaacggTGTTTTCTCTGACCCTTCTGGATTAGGCCTCCGAGCATTGTCCAGAGACCAAATTGACGAGATTCTGAAACCAGCAGAATGCACCATTGTTGACTCACTAtctaatgattatgttgatTCGTATGTTCTTTCCGAGTCAAGTTTATTCATCTATGCGTACAAACTTATCATCAAAACCTGCGGGACTACAAAATTGCTTCTGTCTATCCCTGCAATTCTTAAGCTTGCCGATGGTCTTAACATTACTGTGAAATCGGTGAGATACACTCGCGGAAGCTTCATCTTTCCTGGAGCTCAATCATTCCCTCATCGTAGTTTTTCCGAGGAAGTTGCTGTGCTTGACAGCTATTTTGGCAAACTGGGTTCTGGTAGCCAAGCTTACATGATGGGTAATGGTGATAAGTCACAAATTTGGCACATATACTCTGCTAGTGCTAAGCTAGAAGCTTCACCGGAAGCTGTCTATGGCCTTGAAATGTGCATGACTGGTTTAGATAAAGAAAAGGCATCAGTGTTTTTCAAGACAGATGCATCTTCAGCAGGTTTGATGACTAAGAATTCTGGAATCAGGAAGATCCTTCCAAAATCCGACATATGTGACTTTGAATTTGAACCTTGCGGCTACTCAATGAATGGAATTGAAGGAAGTGCAATATCCACTATCCATGTCACCCCTGAAGATGGATTCAGTTATGCAAGCTTTGAAGCAGTGGGTTATAACTTTGAAGAGAAATCTCTGAACGAACTTGTTGGAAGGGTTTTAGCATGTTTCTATCCAGCTGAGTTTTCTGTTGCATTGCACATTGATACAAATGGTGAAAAACTTGACAAATTTCCTTTGGAGGTTAAAGGATACAACTGTGGAGAAAGGATCAACGAAGTGCTTGGTGAAGATGGTGCAGTCGTGTACCGTACCTTTGTTCGAAATGATGGCTGCTCATCTCCAAGGTCTACTCTGAAATGTTGCTGGAGTGAGGATGAGAACGAGGAGGAAGTTAAGGAGATGTAA